The Manis javanica isolate MJ-LG chromosome 4, MJ_LKY, whole genome shotgun sequence genome contains a region encoding:
- the LOC140848588 gene encoding olfactory receptor 2A12-like: protein MQLPPGQNQSWVSEFVLLGFSSDPLSNRMLFLAFLLLYLSSVLGNGLIVTLIWLDVHLHTPMYFFLCVLSLLDMGYVTTTMPQMLVHLLAHSQTISFAACWLQMYVFSALGLSECVVFVVMAYDRYVAICYPLRYTVILSWGLCTQLAAGTCACGFLFSLIHTFLTMRLPYCGPNMINHYFCEGPSVRSLACMDTHLIEMVDFIISVFIVIIPLSLILASYMRIAQAILKIKSTRGRCKAFSTCASHLTVVTFFYAPATYIYMKPNSSYSPGQDKLFSLLYNVFTALLNPVVYSLRNKDIKGAFLKVIGRDRGLW from the coding sequence ATGCAGCTGCCTCCAGGGCAAAACCAAAGCTGGGTTTCTGAGTTTGTCCTGCTGGGCTTCTCCAGTGACCCCCTGTCCAACAGGATGCTCTTCCTGGCCTTCCTTCTCCTCTACCTGAGCTCCGTCCTGGGCAATGGGCTCATCGTCACCCTGATCTGGCTGGACGTACATCTCCACactcccatgtacttcttcctctgtgTCCTCTCCCTGCTGGATATGGGCTACGTCACCACCACCATGCCCCAGATGTTGGTGCATCTTCTCGCTCACTCTCAGACCATCTCCTTTGCTGCCTGTTGGCTGCAGATGTACGTGTTTAGTGCCCTGGGCCTTTCTGAGTGCGTTGTTTTTGTGGTCATGGCTTATGACCGATATGTGGCCATCTGCTACCCACTGCGCTACACTGTGATCCTCAGCTGGGGTCTGTGCacacagctggcagctgggaccTGTGCCTGTGGTTTCTTGTTCTCTCTAATCCATACTTTCCTCACCATGAGGCTACCATACTGTGGGCCCAATATGATCAACCACTATTTCTGCGAGGGCCCCTCAGTGCGAAGCTTGGCTTGCATGGATACCCACCTCATTGAGATGGTGGACTTCATCATCAGTGTGTTCATTGTTATTATCCCGCTCTCCCTCATTCTGGCCTCCTACATGCGTATTGCCCAAGCCATTCTCAAGATCAAGTCCACACGCGGTCGCTGCAAGGCTTTCTCTACCTGTGCTTCCCACCTGACTGTGGTCACATTTTTCTATGCTCCAGCCACCTACATCTACATGAAGCCCAACTCCAGCTATTCTCCTGGTCAAGACAAGCTGTTCTCACTCCTTTACAATGTCTTCACTGCCCTGCTCAACCCTGTGGtgtacagtctgaggaacaaggacATCAAGGGGGCTTTTCTCAAAGTGATAGGGCGAGATAGGGGGCTCTGGTGA